A single Candidatus Pacearchaeota archaeon DNA region contains:
- a CDS encoding MBL fold metallo-hydrolase produces MKISFDGACREVTGSCILIESGETKFLVDCGMFQGADSNKNLEAFSFDPRQIDFVLLTHAHLDHCGRLPKLFADGFCGRIYSTAPTRDLTEIILSDALKVARIEGIPFCAPFCTENDISSLINFYTCLKYGEERNINENIRIKMRDSGHILGSSIFEVWINDQGKEKKLVFSGDLGNPPAPIVNDPEFISGADVVFVESTYGDRLHDSKEKGIELLRQKIQETIKKGGVLMIPVFALERTQELLYILNDFIENKKIGNISIFLDSPLAIKATGIYKHYADFYDKESKELISKGDDLFNFKGLEIIKNEAQTGKVDKAMPPKIILAGSGMFEGGKIKSYLKKYLGNSINTLLIISFQSKGSLGINLLQGGEFVEIDGTRIKVLAQVASIFSFSSHGDRAFLFNWIETINKPFPKKIFIIHGEEEASLSLAQALDGVSRGDLIVPKYKEVYEA; encoded by the coding sequence ATGAAAATATCTTTTGATGGTGCCTGTCGAGAGGTAACCGGTTCATGCATATTAATTGAGTCTGGTGAAACTAAATTTTTAGTTGATTGTGGGATGTTTCAAGGAGCCGATTCTAATAAAAATTTAGAAGCTTTTTCTTTTGATCCGAGACAAATAGATTTTGTTCTTTTGACACATGCTCACCTAGATCACTGTGGAAGATTGCCTAAGCTTTTTGCTGATGGATTTTGCGGTAGAATATATTCTACTGCTCCAACTAGAGATTTAACAGAAATAATACTTTCAGATGCGCTTAAGGTTGCTCGAATTGAAGGAATTCCTTTTTGTGCTCCTTTTTGTACAGAAAATGATATTTCCTCGTTGATAAACTTTTATACTTGTTTAAAGTATGGGGAAGAAAGAAACATTAATGAAAATATAAGAATAAAGATGAGAGATTCTGGGCATATTTTAGGATCATCTATCTTTGAGGTTTGGATAAATGATCAAGGAAAAGAAAAGAAACTTGTTTTTTCGGGAGACTTAGGTAATCCTCCAGCCCCGATTGTTAACGATCCAGAGTTTATATCTGGAGCAGATGTTGTTTTTGTAGAATCTACCTATGGAGACAGATTGCATGATTCTAAGGAAAAAGGAATAGAATTGTTGAGGCAGAAAATTCAAGAAACAATTAAAAAGGGAGGAGTATTAATGATTCCAGTTTTTGCATTAGAAAGAACTCAGGAATTACTTTATATATTGAATGATTTTATAGAAAATAAAAAAATAGGAAATATATCAATATTTTTGGATAGTCCTTTAGCTATAAAAGCTACGGGAATATATAAACATTATGCTGATTTTTATGATAAAGAATCAAAAGAGTTAATCTCTAAAGGAGATGATTTATTTAATTTTAAAGGATTAGAAATAATTAAAAATGAGGCTCAAACTGGGAAAGTTGATAAAGCAATGCCACCTAAAATAATTCTTGCTGGAAGCGGAATGTTTGAGGGAGGTAAAATTAAAAGTTATTTAAAAAAATATTTAGGTAATTCTATAAACACTTTACTAATAATTTCTTTCCAATCGAAAGGATCATTAGGAATTAATCTTTTGCAGGGAGGAGAATTTGTTGAAATAGATGGAACAAGAATAAAAGTTTTGGCACAGGTAGCAAGTATTTTTTCCTTTTCTTCGCATGGAGATAGAGCATTTTTGTTTAATTGGATAGAAACAATTAATAAACCATTTCCTAAAAAAATATTTATAATTCACGGAGAAGAGGAAGCTAGCCTATCTTTAGCTCAGGCTTTAGATGGTGTGAGCAGAGGAGATTTAATAGTTCCTAAATATAAAGAAGTTTATGAGGCGTAG
- a CDS encoding SIMPL domain-containing protein (The SIMPL domain is named for its presence in mouse protein SIMPL (signalling molecule that associates with mouse pelle-like kinase). Bacterial member BP26, from Brucella, was shown to assemble into a channel-like structure, while YggE from E. coli has been associated with resistance to oxidative stress.), producing MEILEKSLIKTSIILGIFLIIGVSIISYSLYQIKAADNALSVTGSAKQSVTADIVKWNGSFSRTVYSSGLKTGYAQMKDDEVIVTKFLKDSGITDAELTISPVSMQEQYDYNKSAGAPTEYALIQNVTVQSSDIQKVQTISKNIQTIIDQGVIFSAYSPEYYYSKLPEMRVTLLPEAMKDAQARAESIAKSTGKKVGTLKSASMGVVQVMQPNSIDISDYGNYDTSTVDKQIMITVKASFSLK from the coding sequence ATGGAAATCTTAGAGAAGAGTCTAATTAAAACTTCGATAATCTTAGGAATTTTTCTAATTATTGGAGTTAGTATAATTTCGTATTCTTTATATCAAATCAAAGCAGCAGATAATGCATTAAGTGTAACTGGTTCAGCTAAACAATCTGTTACAGCAGATATTGTTAAGTGGAATGGTAGTTTCTCAAGAACCGTTTATTCTTCTGGCTTGAAGACTGGTTATGCTCAAATGAAAGATGACGAAGTCATAGTAACAAAGTTTTTAAAAGATAGTGGAATTACTGATGCTGAATTGACCATTTCTCCCGTATCAATGCAAGAGCAGTATGATTATAATAAAAGTGCTGGAGCTCCAACCGAATATGCATTAATTCAAAACGTAACCGTTCAATCGTCAGATATTCAAAAAGTACAGACGATTTCAAAAAACATTCAAACTATTATTGATCAAGGGGTTATTTTTTCCGCCTATTCTCCTGAATATTATTATAGTAAACTTCCCGAAATGAGGGTAACGCTTTTGCCCGAAGCGATGAAAGATGCTCAAGCAAGAGCCGAAAGTATTGCAAAGAGTACTGGAAAGAAGGTCGGAACCTTAAAATCTGCTAGTATGGGCGTGGTCCAAGTGATGCAGCCTAATTCGATTGACATTTCTGATTATGGGAATTATGATACCTCTACTGTAGATAAACAGATTATGATTACCGTCAAAGCTTCATTTTCGTTAAAGTAA
- a CDS encoding MATE family efflux transporter, whose amino-acid sequence MEERKRKINEESIWKQFFKLSIPIAIANFLQSAYSITDAFWLGRLNSESLAAVSICSSIVFLVISLGAGLFISGTVLISHHKGREDHEKINLISAQLILLMIIVSLLLSILGYFISPFLVKMIGAEQLIPFGIISYLQLFFVSTIFIFAFALYQSLMRAMGDVKTPMYIILITVLINFLIDPIFIFGFGFIPQMGTEGAALATIFCEVINTIIAGYIILKGKSGIVLKKENFKINLRMVKKILKVGIPSSMEQFSRSMGFVFITFMVAKLGTTSIAAYGIGGEILGLVMVVSMSFMMATSVMVGRSIGYGNFERAEFITKSVAKMSFLVMTFLGILSFCFAREISILFVPNDSAVITESVIYLRTISLFFGFLSLQQIFNGTFNGAGDTKISMFLAVISLWVLRIPMAFFLSGILGFVGICLSFPIANTIAVAIGYFVFINGKWKERGLTHF is encoded by the coding sequence ATGGAAGAAAGAAAAAGAAAAATCAATGAAGAATCAATATGGAAACAGTTTTTCAAATTGTCTATTCCTATTGCCATCGCTAATTTTTTGCAATCAGCATATTCTATTACTGATGCTTTTTGGTTGGGAAGATTGAACTCAGAAAGTTTAGCAGCCGTTTCTATTTGTTCCTCAATAGTTTTTCTTGTTATTTCTTTAGGGGCAGGATTATTTATTTCAGGAACCGTTTTAATTTCTCACCATAAAGGAAGAGAAGATCATGAGAAGATAAATTTAATTTCGGCTCAGTTGATTTTATTAATGATTATCGTTTCTTTATTGCTATCAATTTTAGGATATTTTATTTCTCCTTTTTTGGTCAAAATGATTGGAGCCGAACAGCTTATTCCTTTTGGCATTATTTCCTATTTGCAGCTTTTTTTTGTTAGCACTATTTTTATTTTCGCTTTTGCTCTTTATCAATCATTAATGAGGGCAATGGGAGATGTAAAAACTCCAATGTATATTATATTAATTACAGTTCTTATTAATTTTTTGATAGATCCTATTTTTATTTTTGGTTTTGGTTTTATTCCTCAAATGGGAACTGAAGGAGCGGCACTAGCAACAATTTTTTGTGAAGTAATTAATACTATAATAGCTGGATATATTATTTTAAAAGGAAAAAGCGGAATTGTTTTAAAGAAAGAAAATTTTAAGATTAATCTAAGAATGGTAAAAAAGATATTAAAAGTTGGAATTCCTAGCTCTATGGAACAATTTTCTCGATCAATGGGATTTGTGTTTATTACGTTTATGGTTGCTAAATTAGGAACAACTAGTATTGCCGCTTATGGTATTGGGGGAGAAATATTAGGCTTAGTTATGGTTGTTTCAATGTCATTTATGATGGCCACCTCAGTCATGGTGGGAAGAAGTATTGGTTATGGTAATTTTGAAAGAGCAGAATTTATCACTAAATCAGTAGCTAAAATGTCATTTTTGGTTATGACTTTTTTAGGAATATTATCGTTTTGTTTTGCCAGAGAGATTTCAATTCTTTTTGTTCCTAACGATTCAGCTGTTATAACCGAGAGCGTTATTTATCTTAGAACCATATCGCTATTCTTCGGATTTTTAAGCTTACAGCAGATATTTAATGGAACATTTAATGGAGCGGGGGATACAAAAATTTCTATGTTTTTAGCTGTTATTTCTCTTTGGGTCTTAAGAATACCAATGGCTTTCTTTTTATCGGGTATTTTAGGATTTGTGGGAATTTGTTTATCTTTCCCAATAGCAAATACGATAGCAGTTGCTATCGGTTACTTTGTTTTTATTAATGGTAAATGGAAAGAAAGAGGCTTAACTCATTTTTAG
- a CDS encoding lipocalin-like domain-containing protein, producing the protein MEKRKIKIYKEKFFPIEFPKDEQKHNHIIEWWYFNGNLESKDGQTFSYMNCLFAADPKKINIPFLKNNVMSQLFFSHYLLSDNKNNFESVTNPISIVDKNSFTKPLLWVNYDNSCLIEETSPFKYHIVNDFIDLTLESQKKPLLLNKNGFLNLEVKTTYYYSLTSLKTSGIIKQKNKWIPVNGLSWMDHQWAQTPLTNDDKWRWFSMQLNNGCDIICFVYGDKIKTSHASMINKNNDIKTTNNVEIIPKKINYKNKTTGNEYCLEYEIKIPDFGLELKTIPFKNDQEMMFETINYWEGGIGIEGEMYGKKIKGKGFCELLTSKRVNFIKYAIKKAKENPIKNIKNISDISIKSIYLLNEKRKKN; encoded by the coding sequence ATGGAGAAAAGAAAAATAAAAATATATAAAGAAAAATTCTTCCCTATTGAATTTCCCAAGGATGAACAAAAACATAACCACATTATTGAATGGTGGTATTTTAATGGAAACCTTGAATCAAAAGATGGGCAAACTTTTTCATATATGAACTGTCTTTTTGCTGCTGACCCAAAAAAAATTAATATTCCCTTCTTAAAAAATAACGTAATGAGTCAGCTATTTTTCTCTCACTACTTATTAAGTGATAATAAAAATAATTTTGAAAGCGTAACTAATCCTATATCTATTGTTGATAAAAATAGTTTTACCAAACCTCTTCTCTGGGTTAATTATGATAATTCTTGCTTAATCGAAGAAACATCTCCCTTCAAATATCACATAGTCAATGACTTTATCGACCTTACTTTAGAATCACAGAAAAAACCCCTTTTATTAAACAAAAATGGCTTTTTAAATTTAGAAGTTAAAACAACTTATTATTATTCTTTAACAAGCCTTAAAACGTCTGGAATTATAAAACAAAAGAATAAATGGATTCCTGTTAATGGACTATCGTGGATGGATCACCAATGGGCTCAAACTCCATTAACTAATGATGATAAGTGGAGATGGTTCTCCATGCAATTAAATAATGGCTGTGATATTATCTGTTTTGTTTACGGAGACAAAATAAAAACAAGCCATGCCAGCATGATTAATAAAAACAATGATATTAAAACAACGAATAATGTTGAAATAATCCCTAAAAAAATAAATTATAAAAATAAAACAACAGGAAACGAATATTGCTTAGAATACGAAATTAAAATACCGGACTTTGGTTTGGAATTAAAAACAATTCCCTTTAAAAATGATCAAGAAATGATGTTTGAAACAATTAACTATTGGGAGGGCGGGATAGGAATAGAGGGAGAGATGTATGGGAAAAAAATTAAAGGAAAAGGATTTTGTGAATTATTAACTTCAAAAAGAGTAAATTTTATTAAATATGCCATCAAGAAAGCTAAAGAAAATCCTATCAAAAATATCAAAAATATTTCTGATATCTCTATTAAATCAATCTATCTCTTAAACGAAAAAAGAAAGAAAAACTAA
- a CDS encoding DUF2090 domain-containing protein yields the protein MKQELLILPFDHRSSFSKDILGLTAKPNKEQINEIKEFKKIIFDGFVLAIDKGKSFGILVDEEYGENILREARKRKIIICLPVEKSGEKILKLNYPKNFEEHIDKFNPDFVKILIRYNPLNKKDNQKQLKVLSKIDTFCEKRNYKVILELLVPPVKKELNIENYDKDIRVMRTIEAINEIKEKIKVNIWKLEGFEKNQWKEVIKAINKDSKIIFLGRGEDKKKVIKWLKAAAHNKEIIGFAIGRTIFLETIKKYYSKKISREVAVKLISRNFKEFINLWRKEK from the coding sequence ATGAAACAAGAATTATTAATATTACCGTTTGATCATCGTTCTTCTTTTTCAAAAGATATTCTTGGCTTAACAGCAAAACCCAATAAAGAACAGATCAATGAAATTAAAGAGTTTAAAAAGATAATTTTTGATGGTTTTGTTCTGGCTATCGACAAAGGAAAATCATTTGGCATTCTTGTTGATGAAGAATATGGCGAAAATATTCTAAGGGAAGCTCGAAAAAGAAAAATTATAATATGTCTACCGGTTGAAAAAAGTGGCGAAAAAATATTAAAACTAAATTATCCAAAAAATTTTGAAGAACATATTGATAAATTCAATCCTGATTTTGTAAAAATATTAATCAGATATAATCCTTTAAACAAAAAAGATAATCAAAAACAGTTAAAGGTTCTTTCTAAAATTGATACTTTTTGCGAAAAAAGAAATTACAAAGTTATTTTAGAACTTTTGGTTCCTCCAGTAAAAAAAGAACTAAATATCGAAAATTACGATAAAGACATTAGAGTAATGAGAACGATAGAAGCTATCAATGAAATAAAAGAAAAAATTAAAGTTAATATTTGGAAATTAGAAGGATTCGAAAAAAATCAATGGAAAGAAGTAATTAAAGCAATAAATAAAGATAGTAAAATAATATTCTTGGGACGAGGAGAAGATAAAAAGAAGGTAATAAAATGGCTGAAAGCTGCAGCTCACAACAAAGAAATTATCGGATTCGCTATCGGCAGAACTATTTTCCTTGAAACCATTAAAAAATACTATTCAAAAAAAATATCAAGAGAAGTTGCCGTAAAATTAATAAGCAGAAATTTTAAAGAATTTATTAATTTATGGAGAAAAGAAAAATAA
- a CDS encoding CapA family protein, translating to MKGKILSIIFVAIFLFCGSQVFKPETAPADISSVVETPKQIEYKPESLLFVGDIMLDRGVERLMQKSSFSYPVDLIKDFLNSFDFVVGNLEGPINENPKDFSDSSLSFSFDKKSIESLKTGNFSLVSLANNHTLNMDWEGFDETKKILNENNIAFTGDPIDCDSDYIYQKDGIIYYGINVTFSNNCSDKEIAKQIKDIRSYNPETFLVVLIHWGTEYKTVDSKGQENLAHIMIDAGADLIIGSHPHVVQNIEQYNNKLIFYSLGNFIFDQYFSKDTQEGLGVGVEIYKDKKVYTLYPIINKSSQPKLMEEQDKIDFLNSLAEKSSEALRENIKNGKIEIKN from the coding sequence ATGAAAGGGAAAATATTATCAATTATTTTTGTAGCGATTTTTTTGTTTTGCGGAAGTCAAGTTTTTAAGCCCGAAACTGCTCCGGCTGATATATCTTCAGTAGTTGAGACTCCAAAGCAGATAGAATACAAACCAGAAAGTCTTTTATTTGTAGGAGACATAATGCTTGATAGGGGGGTTGAAAGATTAATGCAAAAATCATCATTTAGCTATCCCGTAGACCTTATTAAAGACTTTTTGAATAGTTTTGATTTTGTGGTCGGAAACTTGGAAGGACCAATTAATGAAAATCCTAAAGATTTCTCTGATAGTTCTTTGTCTTTTTCTTTTGATAAAAAGAGCATTGAATCATTAAAAACAGGAAATTTTTCTTTGGTTTCTTTGGCTAACAATCATACTCTTAATATGGATTGGGAAGGATTTGATGAGACCAAAAAAATATTAAATGAAAACAATATTGCTTTTACGGGTGATCCAATAGACTGTGATTCTGATTATATTTATCAAAAAGACGGAATTATTTATTATGGAATAAATGTTACTTTTTCTAATAACTGTTCCGATAAAGAGATAGCTAAGCAGATTAAAGATATTAGATCTTATAATCCAGAAACATTTTTAGTTGTTTTAATCCATTGGGGGACAGAATATAAAACAGTTGATTCTAAGGGGCAAGAAAATTTGGCTCATATAATGATTGATGCTGGAGCCGATTTAATTATTGGTAGTCATCCTCATGTCGTTCAAAATATTGAACAGTACAATAACAAATTGATATTTTATTCTTTGGGTAATTTTATCTTTGATCAATATTTTTCCAAAGACACACAAGAAGGATTAGGTGTGGGAGTAGAAATATACAAGGACAAAAAAGTTTATACTCTCTATCCGATCATAAATAAATCATCTCAACCTAAATTAATGGAAGAACAAGATAAAATAGATTTCTTAAATTCTTTAGCCGAAAAATCTAGCGAAGCATTAAGAGAAAATATTAAAAATGGGAAGATAGAAATAAAAAATTAA
- a CDS encoding DUF333 domain-containing protein, protein MNKKILIIGLIILFIVIFCFYKGVKIKTPNLSGLNNLDAAANNCKDKGGTLKAEQRGDGEDYNICVFEDNKQCETNSLLTGDCPIGGLKVVGYITKAAVYCAILGGKYNSTGMNNNTEDGNCSFFNGNICNVWELYNGKCEKGIVNAIVYENQEFNFSLTIPRDWENKYQVKKEDGENGIRYISFNYGEPNLFKISIVPYSFWEKQDKKEGEYLGRNDVDVFAFILSTDPTRSDKQWGEDYLKMIARVEDIKSTFKITRPYISLESQKESGKNYTIEIMYPNVLGVENGQVDIEIYNFVEKIISSFKEKVSAADAWSGENSLKVFYEPYEINKSFVSIRFEVSEYTGGAHPISSSQSFNYDLKNNKIITLSDIFDSNKNYIKTISEKTIQYLLKLNTENEFSDEEWIRDGAGPKEDNFKTFTFSKDTIVFYFDPYIVAAYTAGRQDVIFSFKSLKNILRNDAVSNYGLSD, encoded by the coding sequence ATGAATAAAAAAATTTTAATAATTGGATTAATTATTCTCTTTATAGTAATTTTTTGTTTTTATAAGGGAGTAAAAATTAAGACCCCCAATCTTTCTGGATTAAATAATTTAGATGCAGCTGCTAATAATTGTAAAGATAAGGGAGGTACTCTTAAGGCAGAACAAAGAGGTGACGGAGAAGATTATAATATTTGTGTCTTTGAAGATAATAAGCAATGTGAAACAAATTCTCTCTTAACCGGAGATTGTCCTATTGGGGGATTAAAAGTAGTTGGATACATTACAAAAGCAGCAGTATATTGTGCTATTTTAGGAGGAAAATATAATAGCACTGGAATGAATAATAATACGGAAGATGGTAATTGTTCTTTTTTTAATGGAAATATTTGTAATGTTTGGGAGTTATATAATGGAAAATGTGAAAAAGGAATAGTTAATGCGATTGTTTACGAAAACCAAGAATTCAATTTTTCATTAACAATACCTAGAGACTGGGAAAATAAATATCAAGTAAAAAAAGAGGACGGTGAAAATGGAATTAGATATATTTCTTTTAATTACGGAGAACCAAATCTTTTTAAGATATCAATAGTTCCTTATTCTTTTTGGGAAAAACAAGATAAAAAAGAAGGAGAGTATTTGGGAAGAAACGATGTAGATGTTTTTGCTTTTATACTTTCAACTGATCCAACAAGAAGTGATAAGCAATGGGGAGAAGACTATTTAAAAATGATTGCTAGAGTAGAAGATATCAAAAGCACTTTTAAAATTACCAGACCATATATATCTTTAGAAAGTCAAAAAGAGTCTGGGAAAAATTATACTATTGAAATAATGTATCCTAATGTTTTAGGAGTTGAAAACGGACAAGTTGACATAGAGATATATAATTTTGTTGAAAAAATTATTTCTTCATTCAAGGAAAAAGTAAGTGCGGCTGATGCTTGGAGCGGAGAGAATTCATTGAAAGTATTTTATGAACCATATGAAATTAATAAAAGTTTTGTAAGTATTAGGTTTGAGGTTTCTGAGTATACTGGCGGTGCTCACCCAATAAGTTCCTCTCAGAGCTTTAATTACGACTTAAAGAATAATAAAATAATTACACTTTCTGATATTTTTGATTCTAATAAGAATTATATAAAGACAATTTCTGAAAAAACAATACAGTATTTATTAAAATTGAACACTGAAAATGAATTTAGCGACGAAGAATGGATAAGAGATGGAGCAGGACCAAAAGAAGATAATTTTAAAACATTTACATTTAGTAAGGATACTATTGTCTTTTATTTTGACCCCTACATAGTTGCTGCTTATACTGCTGGAAGACAGGATGTTATCTTTTCATTTAAGTCGTTAAAAAATATCTTAAGAAATGATGCAGTATCGAATTATGGGCTTAGTGATTAA
- a CDS encoding tryptophan-rich sensory protein — protein MKKKTKQIIFLFSFIVLSLLTGYLGSQLTGVSIPETYLNISDKPSFFPPTWIFAPVWSILYTLMGISAYLLWRLKEKQKVNKLLILFFAQLFVNLIWPIIFFGLGQYLWAFIDIIILLIMIIVMVLSFEKISKLSAYLLLPYLFWVGFASILNLAIVFNR, from the coding sequence ATGAAGAAAAAAACAAAACAAATCATTTTTCTATTTTCTTTTATAGTCTTGTCTTTATTGACTGGATATCTTGGATCTCAATTAACTGGAGTTTCTATACCCGAAACTTATTTGAATATAAGCGATAAGCCGTCTTTTTTTCCTCCAACCTGGATATTTGCTCCAGTTTGGTCTATTTTATACACTTTAATGGGAATATCAGCTTACTTGTTATGGAGATTAAAAGAAAAACAAAAAGTTAATAAATTATTAATTTTGTTCTTTGCTCAATTGTTTGTTAACTTAATATGGCCAATTATATTTTTTGGTTTAGGACAGTATCTGTGGGCTTTTATTGATATTATAATTTTATTAATTATGATAATTGTCATGGTATTATCTTTTGAAAAGATTTCAAAACTTTCAGCATATCTTCTTCTTCCGTATTTGTTTTGGGTTGGATTTGCATCAATACTTAATTTGGCAATAGTTTTTAATAGATAA
- a CDS encoding NADH-ubiquinone oxidoreductase-F iron-sulfur binding region domain-containing protein produces the protein MVKNSIIEKLKDSGLRGRGGGGFPVGLKWELAKKAKGKTKYVICNASEGEPNVFKDGYILRNYLSDVINGIILAMETISAETGYIYINSKYFKEMEESIKLAIGKRRIIIFEKKARYIGGEETAICESIEGKRAEPRKKPPFLTDSGLFDCPTLMNNVETFYYVSKIVQGKYEKKRFYSVNGDVENPGVYELPEEMTIFEVLKKTGNYPLFDFFAQVGGGASGEIMIMEELNRPVSGAGSITVFNKKKTNVFTLMEKWAEFFHLGNCDKCVPCREGAYRIYEMVKKKKLDYDVLDDLFLSLKESSFCALGRGIPTPFISLIEKVIKNEKY, from the coding sequence ATGGTAAAAAATTCAATAATAGAAAAACTTAAGGATTCAGGACTAAGAGGCCGTGGAGGAGGAGGTTTTCCCGTCGGTTTAAAATGGGAATTGGCTAAGAAAGCTAAGGGAAAGACTAAGTATGTAATTTGTAATGCTTCAGAGGGAGAGCCAAATGTTTTTAAAGATGGATATATTTTAAGAAATTATTTAAGTGATGTTATCAATGGAATTATTTTGGCCATGGAAACTATTTCTGCAGAAACTGGATATATTTACATTAATAGTAAATATTTTAAAGAAATGGAAGAGAGTATTAAATTGGCGATTGGGAAAAGAAGAATAATTATTTTTGAAAAAAAGGCTAGGTATATTGGAGGAGAAGAAACAGCTATTTGTGAATCAATAGAAGGTAAGAGAGCCGAACCAAGAAAGAAGCCGCCCTTTTTAACAGATAGTGGATTATTTGATTGTCCAACTTTAATGAATAACGTTGAAACTTTTTATTATGTTTCTAAAATTGTTCAAGGCAAATACGAAAAAAAGAGGTTTTATTCTGTTAATGGAGATGTAGAAAATCCTGGAGTTTATGAACTTCCAGAAGAGATGACAATCTTTGAGGTTTTAAAGAAGACGGGTAATTATCCTTTATTTGATTTTTTTGCTCAAGTTGGAGGGGGGGCGTCTGGAGAGATAATGATTATGGAAGAATTAAACAGACCTGTCTCTGGCGCCGGCTCAATTACAGTTTTTAACAAAAAGAAAACAAACGTTTTTACTTTAATGGAAAAATGGGCTGAATTTTTTCATCTTGGAAATTGCGATAAATGTGTTCCTTGTAGAGAAGGAGCCTATAGGATTTATGAAATGGTCAAAAAGAAAAAGCTCGATTATGATGTTTTAGATGATTTATTTTTGAGCCTTAAAGAGTCAAGTTTTTGTGCTTTAGGAAGGGGAATTCCAACTCCTTTTATATCTTTAATTGAAAAGGTAATTAAAAATGAAAAATATTAA